Proteins from a single region of Primulina tabacum isolate GXHZ01 chromosome 5, ASM2559414v2, whole genome shotgun sequence:
- the LOC142547277 gene encoding mitogen-activated protein kinase homolog NTF3-like isoform X1, translated as MVMATPVEPPNGIRSRGKHYYSMWQTLFEIDTKYVPIKPIGRGAYGIVCSSVNRETNEKVAIKKIHNAFENRIDALRTLRELKLLRHLRHENVIALKDVMLPIQKGSFKDVYLVYELMDTDLHQIIKSSQTLTNDHCQYFLFQGQIELFFLVYIMAIIVSDYLRLLRGLKYLHSANILHRDLKPGNLLINANCDLRICDFGLARTNSCKGQFMTEYVVTRWYRAPELLLCCDNYGTSIDVWSVGCIFAELLGRKPVFPGTECLNQLKLIINILGSQQEDDLKFIDNPKAKKYIKSLPFSMGTTFSHLYPHAHPLAIDLLQKMLIFDPSKRIGVTEALQHPYMSPLYDPRCDPPAQVPINLDIDEDLGEETIRELMWMEILNYHPEAVAANMEITI; from the exons ATGGT TATGGCAACTCCAGTGGAACCTCCAAACGGCATTAGATCTCGAGGGAAACATTATTACTCAATGTGGCAAACACTTTTTGAAATCGATACTAAATACGTGCCGATCAAGCCTATTGGTCGAGGAGCTTATGGTATCGTGTGTTCTTCTGTCAACAGAGAAACTAATGAAAAGGTTGCAATCAAGAAGATACATAATGCTTTTGAGAATCGTATTGATGCACTCAGAACCTTGCGCGAACTTAAGCTTCTCCGGCATCTTAGACATGAAAACGTGATAGCTCTCAAAGATGTCATGCTACCTATACAAAAGGGCAGTTTCAAGGACGTTTACTTGGTCTACGAGCTTATGGACACTGATTTGCATCAGATAATCAAGTCCTCTCAGACACTTACAAATGATCATTGCCAGTATTTCCTCTTCCAG GGGCAGATTGAACTATTTTTTTTGGTATATATCATGGCCATCATAGTCTCAGACTACCTACGA TTACTGAGAGGTCTGAAATATCTCCACTCGGCAAACATTCTTCATCGTGACTTAAAGCCAGGGAACCTACTGATCAATGCGAACTGTGATCTAAGAATATGTGATTTCGGGCTCGCACGCACAAACAGCTGCAAAGGTCAGTTCATGACAGAATATGTGGTCACTCGCTGGTATCGTGCTCCGGAGCTCCTCCTCTGCTGTGACAACTACGGTACATCCATTGATGTGTGGTCTGTTGGTTGCATCTTTGCGGAACTTCTTGGCAGGAAGCCCGTTTTTCCAGGTACCGAATGCCTTAACCAGCTTAAATTAATCATCAACATACTCGGTAGTCAACAGGAAGATGATCTCAAATTCATTGACAATCCAAAGGCCAAAAAGTACATCAAATCTCTTCCATTCTCCATGGGAACTACGTTTTCTCACCTTTACCCTCACGCCCATCCTTTGGCAATTGATCTTTTGCAAAAGATGCTCATCTTCGACCCTTCGAAGAGGATTGGTGTAACCGAAGCGCTTCAACACCCGTACATGTCTCCCTTATACGATCCAAGATGCGACCCTCCTGCGCAAGTCCCCATCAATCTTGACATAGACGAGGATTTAGGGGAAGAGACGATTAGGGAATTGATGTGGATGGAAATACTAAACTACCATCCTGAAGCTGTTGCTGCCAATATGGAAATCACCATATAA
- the LOC142547277 gene encoding mitogen-activated protein kinase homolog NTF3-like isoform X3: MVMATPVEPPNGIRSRGKHYYSMWQTLFEIDTKYVPIKPIGRGAYGIVCSSVNRETNEKVAIKKIHNAFENRIDALRTLRELKLLRHLRHENVIALKDVMLPIQKGSFKDVYLVYELMDTDLHQIIKSSQTLTNDHCQYFLFQLLRGLKYLHSANILHRDLKPGNLLINANCDLRICDFGLARTNSCKGQFMTEYVVTRWYRAPELLLCCDNYGTSIDVWSVGCIFAELLGRKPVFPGTECLNQLKLIINILGSQQEDDLKFIDNPKAKKYIKSLPFSMGTTFSHLYPHAHPLAIDLLQKMLIFDPSKRIGVTEALQHPYMSPLYDPRCDPPAQVPINLDIDEDLGEETIRELMWMEILNYHPEAVAANMEITI; this comes from the exons ATGGT TATGGCAACTCCAGTGGAACCTCCAAACGGCATTAGATCTCGAGGGAAACATTATTACTCAATGTGGCAAACACTTTTTGAAATCGATACTAAATACGTGCCGATCAAGCCTATTGGTCGAGGAGCTTATGGTATCGTGTGTTCTTCTGTCAACAGAGAAACTAATGAAAAGGTTGCAATCAAGAAGATACATAATGCTTTTGAGAATCGTATTGATGCACTCAGAACCTTGCGCGAACTTAAGCTTCTCCGGCATCTTAGACATGAAAACGTGATAGCTCTCAAAGATGTCATGCTACCTATACAAAAGGGCAGTTTCAAGGACGTTTACTTGGTCTACGAGCTTATGGACACTGATTTGCATCAGATAATCAAGTCCTCTCAGACACTTACAAATGATCATTGCCAGTATTTCCTCTTCCAG TTACTGAGAGGTCTGAAATATCTCCACTCGGCAAACATTCTTCATCGTGACTTAAAGCCAGGGAACCTACTGATCAATGCGAACTGTGATCTAAGAATATGTGATTTCGGGCTCGCACGCACAAACAGCTGCAAAGGTCAGTTCATGACAGAATATGTGGTCACTCGCTGGTATCGTGCTCCGGAGCTCCTCCTCTGCTGTGACAACTACGGTACATCCATTGATGTGTGGTCTGTTGGTTGCATCTTTGCGGAACTTCTTGGCAGGAAGCCCGTTTTTCCAGGTACCGAATGCCTTAACCAGCTTAAATTAATCATCAACATACTCGGTAGTCAACAGGAAGATGATCTCAAATTCATTGACAATCCAAAGGCCAAAAAGTACATCAAATCTCTTCCATTCTCCATGGGAACTACGTTTTCTCACCTTTACCCTCACGCCCATCCTTTGGCAATTGATCTTTTGCAAAAGATGCTCATCTTCGACCCTTCGAAGAGGATTGGTGTAACCGAAGCGCTTCAACACCCGTACATGTCTCCCTTATACGATCCAAGATGCGACCCTCCTGCGCAAGTCCCCATCAATCTTGACATAGACGAGGATTTAGGGGAAGAGACGATTAGGGAATTGATGTGGATGGAAATACTAAACTACCATCCTGAAGCTGTTGCTGCCAATATGGAAATCACCATATAA
- the LOC142547277 gene encoding mitogen-activated protein kinase homolog NTF3-like isoform X2: protein MATPVEPPNGIRSRGKHYYSMWQTLFEIDTKYVPIKPIGRGAYGIVCSSVNRETNEKVAIKKIHNAFENRIDALRTLRELKLLRHLRHENVIALKDVMLPIQKGSFKDVYLVYELMDTDLHQIIKSSQTLTNDHCQYFLFQGQIELFFLVYIMAIIVSDYLRLLRGLKYLHSANILHRDLKPGNLLINANCDLRICDFGLARTNSCKGQFMTEYVVTRWYRAPELLLCCDNYGTSIDVWSVGCIFAELLGRKPVFPGTECLNQLKLIINILGSQQEDDLKFIDNPKAKKYIKSLPFSMGTTFSHLYPHAHPLAIDLLQKMLIFDPSKRIGVTEALQHPYMSPLYDPRCDPPAQVPINLDIDEDLGEETIRELMWMEILNYHPEAVAANMEITI from the exons ATGGCAACTCCAGTGGAACCTCCAAACGGCATTAGATCTCGAGGGAAACATTATTACTCAATGTGGCAAACACTTTTTGAAATCGATACTAAATACGTGCCGATCAAGCCTATTGGTCGAGGAGCTTATGGTATCGTGTGTTCTTCTGTCAACAGAGAAACTAATGAAAAGGTTGCAATCAAGAAGATACATAATGCTTTTGAGAATCGTATTGATGCACTCAGAACCTTGCGCGAACTTAAGCTTCTCCGGCATCTTAGACATGAAAACGTGATAGCTCTCAAAGATGTCATGCTACCTATACAAAAGGGCAGTTTCAAGGACGTTTACTTGGTCTACGAGCTTATGGACACTGATTTGCATCAGATAATCAAGTCCTCTCAGACACTTACAAATGATCATTGCCAGTATTTCCTCTTCCAG GGGCAGATTGAACTATTTTTTTTGGTATATATCATGGCCATCATAGTCTCAGACTACCTACGA TTACTGAGAGGTCTGAAATATCTCCACTCGGCAAACATTCTTCATCGTGACTTAAAGCCAGGGAACCTACTGATCAATGCGAACTGTGATCTAAGAATATGTGATTTCGGGCTCGCACGCACAAACAGCTGCAAAGGTCAGTTCATGACAGAATATGTGGTCACTCGCTGGTATCGTGCTCCGGAGCTCCTCCTCTGCTGTGACAACTACGGTACATCCATTGATGTGTGGTCTGTTGGTTGCATCTTTGCGGAACTTCTTGGCAGGAAGCCCGTTTTTCCAGGTACCGAATGCCTTAACCAGCTTAAATTAATCATCAACATACTCGGTAGTCAACAGGAAGATGATCTCAAATTCATTGACAATCCAAAGGCCAAAAAGTACATCAAATCTCTTCCATTCTCCATGGGAACTACGTTTTCTCACCTTTACCCTCACGCCCATCCTTTGGCAATTGATCTTTTGCAAAAGATGCTCATCTTCGACCCTTCGAAGAGGATTGGTGTAACCGAAGCGCTTCAACACCCGTACATGTCTCCCTTATACGATCCAAGATGCGACCCTCCTGCGCAAGTCCCCATCAATCTTGACATAGACGAGGATTTAGGGGAAGAGACGATTAGGGAATTGATGTGGATGGAAATACTAAACTACCATCCTGAAGCTGTTGCTGCCAATATGGAAATCACCATATAA